A genomic window from Aquila chrysaetos chrysaetos chromosome 9, bAquChr1.4, whole genome shotgun sequence includes:
- the SDR42E1 gene encoding short-chain dehydrogenase/reductase family 42E member 1 isoform X1 has product MCSNTKTQIAFNVRFYNVFYRSISLNSARGKRMEPENTAKETVLITGGGGYFGFRLGCAIYQKGVDVILFDVMKPLQTMPEGIKFVQGDVCCLSEVEEALRDVICVFHIASYGMSGREQLNRKLIEDVNVKGTENVIQACKSTGVSSLVYTSTYNVIFGGQIIENGDESLPYLPLHLHPDHYSRTKSLAEMKVLEANGAELGNGKGVLRTCALRPAGIYGPGEQRHLPRIVSYIERGLFKFVYGDPLSLVEFVHVDNLVQAHILASQALKANKKHIAAGQAYFISDGKPVNNFEFFRPLVEGLGYKFPTCRLPLSLVYFFAFLTELVHFLVGHVYNFQPLLTRTEVYKTGVTHYFSMAKARKELGYEPQQYSLNEVVEWFRSQGRGLKPRKYTIMHRVRDGGLLLLLIAVMVSWFPSAVTFSL; this is encoded by the exons ATGTGTAGTAATACTAAAACTCAGATTGCTTTTAATGTGCGTTTTTACAATGTGTTTTATAGGTCAATTTCCTTAAATAGTGCCAGAGGAAAGAGGATGGAACCAGAAAATACTGCCAAGGAAACAGTCCTCATTACTGGAGGAGGTGGTTACTTTGGCTTCCG TTTAGGTTGTGCCATATACCAAAAGGGAGTTGATGTGATTCTCTTTGATGTCATGAAGCCACTTCAAACCATGCCAGAGGGAATAAAATTCGTGCAGGGGGATGTCTGTTGCCTGTCTGAAGTGGAAGAGGCTCTTAGAGATGTAATCTGCGTTTTCCATATCGCTTCCTATGGAATGTCTGGGCGGGAGCAGCTGAACCGAAAGCTTATAGAAGATGTTAAtgtgaaaggaacagaaaatgtcaTCCAAGCCTGCAAGAGCACAGGAGTGTCAAGTCTGGTTTATACAAGTACATATAATGTAATATTTGGAGGCCAGATAATAGAAAATGGGGATGAATCTCTGCCTTATCTACCTCTTCACCTTCATCCAGATCACTACTCCCGGACCAAGTCTTTGGCTGAAATGAAGGTGCTGGAGGCAAATGGTGCTGAACTTGGAAATGGGAAAGGTGTATTAAGGACCTGTGCTCTCCGACCAGCAGGCATCTATGGGCCTGGAGAACAAAGACATCTTCCAAGAATAGTTAGTTACATTGAAAGGGGACTGTTTAAATTTGTATATGGAGATCCTCTTAGTTTAGTAGAATTTGTACATGTAGACAATCTAGTTCAGGCTCATATCCTTGCCTCTCAGGCCCTCAAAGCCAACAAAAAGCACATAGCTGCAGGCCAAgcctattttatttcagatggcAAGCCTGTAAATAACTTTGAATTTTTCCGACCGTTAGTGGAAGGTTTGGGTTACAAGTTCCCAACCTGTcgtcttcctctctcccttgtCTATTTTTTCGCATTCCTTACTGAACTAGTTCATTTTCTTGTAGGTCACGTTTATAattttcagcctctcctcactCGCACAGAGGTTTACAAAACTGGTGTCACGCATTATTTCAGTATGGCGAAGGCCAGAAAAGAGCTGGGGTATGAGCCTCAGCAATATAGCCTGAATGAAGTGGTTGAGTGGTTTAGATCTCAGGGACGTGGACTAAAGCCAAGAAAGTATACCATTATGCATCGTGTTAGGGATGGAggactgcttttgctgctgattgCTGTGATGGTCTCATGGTTTCCATCTGCAGTTACATTTTCACTCTGA
- the SDR42E1 gene encoding short-chain dehydrogenase/reductase family 42E member 1 isoform X2 translates to MEPENTAKETVLITGGGGYFGFRLGCAIYQKGVDVILFDVMKPLQTMPEGIKFVQGDVCCLSEVEEALRDVICVFHIASYGMSGREQLNRKLIEDVNVKGTENVIQACKSTGVSSLVYTSTYNVIFGGQIIENGDESLPYLPLHLHPDHYSRTKSLAEMKVLEANGAELGNGKGVLRTCALRPAGIYGPGEQRHLPRIVSYIERGLFKFVYGDPLSLVEFVHVDNLVQAHILASQALKANKKHIAAGQAYFISDGKPVNNFEFFRPLVEGLGYKFPTCRLPLSLVYFFAFLTELVHFLVGHVYNFQPLLTRTEVYKTGVTHYFSMAKARKELGYEPQQYSLNEVVEWFRSQGRGLKPRKYTIMHRVRDGGLLLLLIAVMVSWFPSAVTFSL, encoded by the exons ATGGAACCAGAAAATACTGCCAAGGAAACAGTCCTCATTACTGGAGGAGGTGGTTACTTTGGCTTCCG TTTAGGTTGTGCCATATACCAAAAGGGAGTTGATGTGATTCTCTTTGATGTCATGAAGCCACTTCAAACCATGCCAGAGGGAATAAAATTCGTGCAGGGGGATGTCTGTTGCCTGTCTGAAGTGGAAGAGGCTCTTAGAGATGTAATCTGCGTTTTCCATATCGCTTCCTATGGAATGTCTGGGCGGGAGCAGCTGAACCGAAAGCTTATAGAAGATGTTAAtgtgaaaggaacagaaaatgtcaTCCAAGCCTGCAAGAGCACAGGAGTGTCAAGTCTGGTTTATACAAGTACATATAATGTAATATTTGGAGGCCAGATAATAGAAAATGGGGATGAATCTCTGCCTTATCTACCTCTTCACCTTCATCCAGATCACTACTCCCGGACCAAGTCTTTGGCTGAAATGAAGGTGCTGGAGGCAAATGGTGCTGAACTTGGAAATGGGAAAGGTGTATTAAGGACCTGTGCTCTCCGACCAGCAGGCATCTATGGGCCTGGAGAACAAAGACATCTTCCAAGAATAGTTAGTTACATTGAAAGGGGACTGTTTAAATTTGTATATGGAGATCCTCTTAGTTTAGTAGAATTTGTACATGTAGACAATCTAGTTCAGGCTCATATCCTTGCCTCTCAGGCCCTCAAAGCCAACAAAAAGCACATAGCTGCAGGCCAAgcctattttatttcagatggcAAGCCTGTAAATAACTTTGAATTTTTCCGACCGTTAGTGGAAGGTTTGGGTTACAAGTTCCCAACCTGTcgtcttcctctctcccttgtCTATTTTTTCGCATTCCTTACTGAACTAGTTCATTTTCTTGTAGGTCACGTTTATAattttcagcctctcctcactCGCACAGAGGTTTACAAAACTGGTGTCACGCATTATTTCAGTATGGCGAAGGCCAGAAAAGAGCTGGGGTATGAGCCTCAGCAATATAGCCTGAATGAAGTGGTTGAGTGGTTTAGATCTCAGGGACGTGGACTAAAGCCAAGAAAGTATACCATTATGCATCGTGTTAGGGATGGAggactgcttttgctgctgattgCTGTGATGGTCTCATGGTTTCCATCTGCAGTTACATTTTCACTCTGA